A window of the Helianthus annuus cultivar XRQ/B chromosome 4, HanXRQr2.0-SUNRISE, whole genome shotgun sequence genome harbors these coding sequences:
- the LOC110936438 gene encoding AAA-ATPase At2g46620, whose protein sequence is MILTTLVVFVMFIIGFWLIPRVLSRTAVGHLLQNKWKDLEECFHQHQIYKIPKFNQQMQENQVYRKVLIYLNSLPSAEDSDLVNLLSGNNKPNEINLIIDSANQKFSDTYLGSRIFWTFETDCLLLKIRRKEKRRILSSYLQHIHNVTEQKTQQIQLHINAVSSPENRRWITVPFSHPATIDTSVIDSDLKNKIKSDLESFLKSEQYYHRLGRVWKRSYLLYGPSGTGKSSFIAGMAKFLRYDIYDVDLSKVSDDSDLKVLLLQTTRRSVIVVEDLDRYLVEKVKISGILNFMDGLVSSCGEERVMVFTVSNKEQVDPTVLRPGRIDVHVQFPLCDFPAFKTLASSHLGLKEHKLFPQVEEIFQSGASLSPAEIGEIMMFNRGSPTRAIKTVITALKSNTNTDAKPVTVSKEEPLRLTHSVSVGGALGVPSGLLGHGGLPPRLMYSGSARTVEESRGTRSFRGDSIQTVKEFKKLYGLLKPKHKKEFVDDENSRHEVSVF, encoded by the coding sequence ATGATTCTCACAACTCTAGTTGTGTTTGTGATGTTCATCATTGGTTTCTGGCTAATCCCTAGAGTATTATCAAGAACAGCAGTAGGACACTTGTTGCAAAACAAGTGGAAAGACTTAGAAGAATGTTTTCACCAGCACCAGATCTACAAAATCCCTAAATTCAACCAACAAATGCAGGAAAATCAAGTGTATCGAAAAGTTCTCATCTATCTTAACTCATTACCGTCAGCTGAAGATTCCGATCTTGTTAATCTACTCTCAGGTAATAACAAACCTAACGAGATTAACCTAATAATCGACTCTGCAAATCAAAAGTTTTCCGATACGTACCTCGGTTCGCGAATCTTCTGGACGTTCGAAACCGATTGTTTACTGTTGAAAATCAGACGTAAAGAGAAACGAAGAATCCTCTCTTCGTATCTTCAACACATTCACAACGTCACCGAGCAGAAAACGCAACAAATCCAGCTGCACATCAACGCCGTGAGTTCACCGGAAAACCGCCGGTGGATAACCGTTCCGTTCAGTCATCCGGCGACGATCGATACGTCGGTGATCGATTCGGATctgaaaaacaaaataaaatcggATTTAGAATCGTTTTTGAAATCCGAACAGTATTATCACCGGCTCGGACGTGTATGGAAACGGAGTTACTTACTTTATGGTCCTTCCGGTACCGGAAAATCGAGCTTCATCGCCGGAATGGCGAAGTTTTTACGCTACGATATCTACGACGTCGACCTGTCGAAAGTTTCAGACGATTCAGATCTGAAAGTGCTTCTGTTGCAAACAACGAGACGATCGGTGATCGTTGTTGAAGATCTGGATCGGTATCTTGTGGAGAAAGTTAAAATATCCGGAATTTTGAATTTTATGGACGGGCTTGTTTCATCGTGCGGTGAAGAACGCGTGATGGTTTTTACGGTTAGTAATAAAGAACAAGTTGATCCAACGGTTCTAAGGCCTGGAAGAATAGATGTTCACGTGCAGTTTCCGTTATGTGATTTTCCCGCCTTCAAAACACTTGCTAGTAGTCATTTGGGGTTGAAAGAACACAAGCTTTTCCCACAAGTTGAAGAGATTTTTCAAAGTGGTGCGAGTTTAAGCCCCGCTGAGATAGGTGAGATCATGATGTTTAACCGTGGGTCACCCACCCGAGCGATTAAAACCGTCATTACCGCATTGAAGTCGAATACTAACACTGATGCAAAGCCGGTGACGGTGAGTAAAGAAGAGCCTTTGAGACTGACGCATAGTGTTTCGGTTGGTGGTGCACTTGGAGTGCCTTCGGGGTTGTTGGGTCATGGTGGGTTACCGCCAAGGTTGATGTATAGTGGTTCGGCTAGGACGGTTGAGGAATCGCGTGGGACACGATCGTTTCGTGGGGATAGTATTCAAACGGTAAAAGAGTTTAAGAAACTTTACGGGCTATTGAAGCCGAAACATAAGAAGGAGTTCGTAGATGATGAAAACTCTCGACATGAGGTTTCGGTATTTtag